In the genome of Patagioenas fasciata isolate bPatFas1 chromosome 12, bPatFas1.hap1, whole genome shotgun sequence, one region contains:
- the HEXA gene encoding beta-hexosaminidase subunit alpha → MAAALLLVLAVLLEPAAAVWPQPQTQRFPPGGGRCPLPPRRFRFGWAAGSAVGPGCAVLEAAFQRYWALLFAAARPTENEQPWGTPCTQLLVFVATPGCDGFPSLDSKEGYKLSVSEGSVLLSADTVWGALRGLETFSQLVGRDENGTYYVNETEIVDFPRFPHRGLLLDTSRHYLPLRAILETLDVMAYNKFNVFHWHIVDDPSFPYESLTFPELSKQGAFNPMSHVYTASDVQTVIEYARLRGIRVVAEFDTPGHTLSWGPGAPGLLTPCYLGKDPSGTYGPINPVLNSTYEFVANLFREVSTVFPDFFLHLGGDEVDFTCWKSNPKIRDFMKEMGFGEDYKRLESFYIQRLLDIISSLGKGYIVWQEVFDNEVKVRPDTIIHVWKENGTPYMEEMANVTKAGYRALLSAPWYLNRISYGQDWIASYQVEPLKFEGSPEQKERVIGGEACMWGEYVDVTNLAPRLWPRAGAVAERLWSNATVRDLKDAYARLAAFRCTLLGRGVQAQPLYVGYCENEFGGF, encoded by the exons ATGGCGGCGGCGCTGCTGCTGGTCCTGGCGGTGCTGCTGGAGCCGGCGGCCGCCGTGTGGccgcagccccaaacccagcgcTTCCCGCCGGGCGGCGGCCGCTGCCCGCTGCCTCCCCGCCGGTTCCGCTTCGGCTGGGCCGCCGGCTCCGCCGTGGGGCCGGGCTGCGCCGTGCTGGAGGCGGCTTTCCAGCGGTACTGGGCGCTGCTGTTCGCCGCCGCCCGCCCAACCG AGAACGAGCAGCCCTGGGGGACACCCTGCACTCAGCTCCTCGTCTTTGTCGCCACGCCGGGCTGCGATGGGTTTCCCAGCCTGGACTCCAAGGAAGGCT ATAAGCTGTCCGTCTCAGAAGGCTCCGTCCTGCTTTCTGCAGATACCGTCTGGGGAGCTCTGAGAG GCCTGGAGACGTTCAGCCAGCTCGTTGGGAGAGACGAGAACGGCACG TACTACGTCAACGAGACAGAAATCGTGGATTTTCCCCGCTTCCCTCACCGGGGCCTGTTGCTGGACACGTCTCGTCACTACCTGCCTCTGAGAGCCATCCTGGAAACTCTG GACGTCATGGCGTACAACAAGTTCAATGTGTTTCACTGGCACATTGTGGATGACCCATCTTTCCCCTACGAGAGCTTGACCTTCCCAGAGCTCAGCAAGCAG ggaGCTTTCAACCCCATGAGCCACGTGTACACGGCCAGCGACGTGCAGACGGTGATTGAGTACGCCCGGCTGCGCGGCATCAGAGTCGTCGcggagtttgacactcctgggcACACACTCTCCTGGGGCCCAG GTGCTCCAGGCCTCCTGACTCCCTGTTATTTGGGCAAGGATCCTTCTGGGACATACGGACCCATCAACCCTGTCCTTAACAGCACCTACGAGTTTGTGGCCAATTTGTTTCGGGAGGTCAGCACCGTGTTCCCAGACTTCTTTCTTCACCTCGGTGGTGACGAGGTGGACTTCACGTGCTG GAAATCAAATCCAAAAATTCGTGACTTCATGAAGGAGATGGGCTTTGGTGAAGATTACAAAAGATTGGAGTCGTTCTACATCCAGAG GCTTCTGGACATCATCTCATCCCTTGGCAAAGGTTATATTGTGTGGCAGGAGGTGTTTGACAACGAAGTGAAG GTGAGGCCAGACACCATCATCCACGTGTGGAAGGAGAACGGCACGCCGTACATGGAGGAGATGGCCAATGTCACCAAGGCTGGCTACCGGGCTCTGCTCTCTGCCCCCTGGTACCTCAACCGCATCTCCTATGGGCAAGACTGGATAGCGTCTTACCAGGTGGAGCCCTTGAAGTTTGAAG GCAGCCCCGAGCAGAAGGAGCGGGTGATCGGCGGAGAGGCGTGCATGTGGGGCGAGTACGTGGACGTCACCAACCTGGCTCCCAGGCTCTG GCCAAGAGCTGGGGCTGTAGCTGAAAGACTGTGGAGCAACGCGACAGTCAGGGACCTGAAAGACGCCTACGCACGGCTGGCCGCGTTCCGCTGCACGCTGCTCGG GCGCGGTGTCCAGGCGCAGCCCCTCTACGTGGGATACTGTGAAAATGAATTTGGTGGGTTTTGA